One window of Helicobacter winghamensis ATCC BAA-430 genomic DNA carries:
- a CDS encoding bifunctional cytidylyltransferase/SDR family oxidoreductase — MRKNVAVILAGGMGNRFGLDIPKQFVKLAGKTIIEHTIEVFSEHKNINEICIVIKKDWKNRIEEIVAKNKFSKVKKIIFGGEERRDSSLSAILSYENEKEINLIFHDAVRPFVDNRIIDDIIESLQYCNAVDVAIPSTDTIIEVKDGFITSIPQRQFMMQGQTPQAFKLETIRRAYLIADKDSDFVSTDDCGIVKKYLPDEKIHVVMGSLENIKITYPCDISIADKIFQLRNIRNDFIHSEKYYQENLKDKVVVVFGGASGIGLNIVNLTKLYGAKVEVFSRTATNTNIALLSDVERDLDSVYQKYGSIDFVVNTASILIKSHLEFMSYGDILDTININYLGAINVAKASLPYLEKTSGQLLNFASSSYTRGRSGYSLYSSSKAAIVNLTQALAEEFKSVNQVRVNCISPQRTLTPMRTANFGKENPDTLLDPKDVAYVAINTLLSDFTGQIVEVNLEK, encoded by the coding sequence TTGAGAAAGAATGTTGCTGTAATTTTAGCAGGTGGAATGGGAAATAGATTTGGTCTTGATATTCCAAAGCAATTTGTAAAATTAGCTGGGAAGACTATTATTGAGCATACGATAGAAGTTTTTTCTGAGCATAAGAATATTAATGAGATTTGTATTGTTATTAAGAAAGATTGGAAGAATAGAATAGAAGAAATTGTTGCTAAGAATAAATTTTCTAAAGTTAAAAAGATTATTTTTGGGGGCGAAGAAAGGCGGGATTCTTCATTAAGCGCTATATTGTCCTATGAAAATGAGAAAGAAATTAATTTGATATTTCATGATGCGGTTCGCCCATTTGTTGATAACAGAATTATTGATGATATTATAGAATCTTTGCAATATTGTAATGCGGTAGATGTTGCGATACCTTCCACTGACACTATCATTGAAGTAAAAGATGGTTTTATAACTAGTATTCCACAGAGGCAATTTATGATGCAAGGGCAAACACCGCAAGCTTTCAAATTGGAAACGATTAGACGGGCTTATTTAATAGCGGATAAAGATTCTGATTTTGTTTCAACTGATGATTGTGGAATTGTTAAAAAGTATTTGCCTGATGAAAAAATTCATGTAGTGATGGGTAGTTTGGAAAATATTAAAATCACATATCCATGCGATATAAGCATTGCGGATAAGATCTTTCAACTCAGAAATATAAGAAACGATTTTATACATAGTGAAAAATACTATCAAGAAAATCTTAAGGATAAAGTTGTTGTGGTGTTCGGTGGAGCATCTGGTATAGGTTTAAATATTGTAAATTTGACTAAACTTTATGGTGCTAAAGTAGAAGTTTTTAGTAGAACAGCTACCAATACAAATATTGCTTTGTTGTCTGATGTTGAGAGAGATTTGGATAGTGTTTATCAAAAATATGGTTCAATAGACTTTGTTGTAAATACAGCTTCTATTTTGATAAAGTCACATTTGGAATTTATGAGTTATGGCGATATTTTAGACACTATCAATATTAATTATCTTGGGGCAATAAATGTTGCTAAAGCATCGCTCCCATATTTGGAAAAGACTTCGGGGCAACTTTTAAATTTTGCTTCAAGCTCTTATACAAGAGGAAGATCCGGTTATTCCTTATATAGCTCTTCAAAAGCAGCAATTGTTAATTTAACACAAGCATTGGCGGAAGAGTTTAAAAGTGTTAATCAAGTGAGGGTAAATTGTATTAGCCCTCAGAGGACTTTAACGCCTATGCGTACAGCTAACTTTGGAAAAGAGAATCCTGATACCTTGTTGGATCCAAAAGATGTTGCTTATGTTGCAATTAACACCTTGTTGTCTGATTTTACTGGACAAATTGTAGAGGTAAATTTGGAAAAATAA
- a CDS encoding polysaccharide biosynthesis/export family protein, translated as MKRILLLLIFPLLVFGAVDVSQISKVQTIDVVESEIESKAENTTDKEVTKEESLVGIFGEHLFNGNFTQFRQHIYNPDYKLAVGDRINVKIWGATEFSSTLVVDSQGNIFIPMVGAINLLGVKNSALVKVITKAINKVYKNNVFVYADLDIYQNISVFVTGNVNKPGLYQGLSSDSIIQYIDKAAGINLEYGSFRDIQILRNNKVIKYVDLYDFLLEGRIELFPFRMGDVILVGSVQDYVFVKGDVQKPFRFELGKDIQSLFDIARVSGVKPIVTNAVVRSHRQDRQLVVDAYDKKQFGSVKLYAGDEIEFRPDYVAENININIEGEHNGLRSIVVRKGTTLADVVKMIATNNQSDINALQVFRKSVALMQKELINAQLKELETLALTSSSVNAEQAAIRATQAKTILEFIERAKQAQPKGQIVIDDVRAYASVVLEDGDVVNVPNKNNLVIVQGEVSIPGAFVYLDKKDLKYYIDLAGGYSKRADVGRVLVINNSGKASKYNGRWNSADIKAGDSILVLPKVDTQNLQIFGMLTQILYQIAIATNVVLNL; from the coding sequence ATGAAAAGAATTTTATTACTACTAATTTTTCCTTTGCTAGTGTTTGGTGCAGTAGATGTTTCTCAAATTTCAAAAGTTCAAACAATTGATGTGGTTGAATCTGAAATAGAATCTAAAGCAGAAAATACTACAGACAAAGAAGTAACAAAAGAAGAATCTTTAGTTGGGATTTTTGGTGAACATTTATTTAATGGAAATTTTACACAATTTAGACAGCACATTTATAATCCAGATTATAAACTTGCAGTTGGAGATAGAATTAATGTCAAAATTTGGGGTGCAACTGAATTTTCTAGCACTTTAGTGGTGGATTCTCAAGGAAATATATTTATTCCAATGGTTGGCGCAATTAATTTGCTGGGTGTTAAAAATAGCGCATTAGTAAAAGTTATTACAAAAGCAATCAATAAAGTTTATAAAAATAATGTCTTTGTGTATGCGGATTTGGATATTTATCAAAACATTTCTGTATTTGTTACTGGAAATGTCAATAAGCCCGGTCTTTATCAAGGATTGAGTTCGGATTCCATCATACAATATATTGATAAAGCAGCTGGTATTAATTTAGAATATGGGAGCTTTAGAGATATACAAATTTTGCGCAATAATAAAGTTATAAAATATGTAGATTTGTATGATTTTTTGTTAGAGGGTAGAATTGAGCTTTTTCCTTTTAGAATGGGTGATGTGATTTTGGTAGGCAGTGTGCAAGATTATGTGTTTGTTAAGGGTGATGTGCAAAAGCCCTTTAGATTTGAATTAGGAAAAGATATTCAAAGCTTGTTTGATATTGCTAGAGTATCCGGCGTTAAGCCCATTGTTACAAATGCAGTGGTTAGAAGCCATAGACAAGATAGACAACTTGTTGTTGATGCTTATGATAAGAAACAATTTGGAAGTGTGAAACTTTATGCTGGAGATGAAATAGAATTTAGACCAGATTATGTGGCGGAAAATATTAATATTAATATTGAAGGAGAGCATAATGGCTTGCGCTCTATTGTAGTAAGGAAGGGAACAACTCTAGCAGATGTTGTAAAAATGATTGCAACTAACAATCAATCTGATATTAACGCGTTGCAGGTGTTTAGAAAAAGTGTAGCTTTAATGCAAAAGGAGCTTATTAATGCGCAGCTTAAAGAGCTTGAAACTTTAGCTCTTACAAGCTCATCTGTAAATGCAGAGCAAGCGGCTATTAGAGCAACACAAGCAAAAACGATTTTAGAGTTTATTGAACGCGCAAAGCAAGCTCAACCTAAAGGACAAATTGTTATTGACGATGTTAGGGCATATGCATCTGTGGTTCTTGAAGATGGTGATGTTGTTAATGTCCCAAATAAAAATAATTTAGTAATTGTGCAAGGGGAGGTATCAATACCTGGAGCTTTTGTTTATTTGGATAAGAAAGATTTAAAATATTATATAGATTTAGCAGGTGGTTATAGCAAGAGAGCGGATGTTGGAAGAGTTTTAGTTATTAATAATAGTGGAAAAGCTAGCAAATATAATGGTAGATGGAATTCTGCTGATATTAAAGCTGGAGATTCTATTTTGGTGCTTCCAAAAGTAGATACACAAAATCTGCAGATTTTTGGTATGCTGACACAGATTTTATACCAAATTGCAATTGCAACAAATGTTGTGTTAAATTTGTAG
- a CDS encoding capsule polysaccharide transporter: MLNNFLERVKNLEILHSFKIVIILTLFVAFYYVFIAEDRYVSESILSVKATTQSTGEINGLASLLNNGSLSNEDILFLKSYIHSLDMLKILEEKINIRELYAEQTIDLFYSVALESTQEGLLKYYQNRVKILQDGLGDGILRVDVEGFDAQSAHLIATTIVKESERFINEISHRAAREQMEFAEKELLRFKERYQKAKDDLLAFQNKYGIFDPLKQAEGRLQLIGSLEAKMATKEAELLMMQSYINESAPQIVTIKSEIEALKKQLRVEKNKVASPKTSQRLNDLAAQFQDLSIEVTFAENAYTTALKAYETARIEALRKIKQVVVIQNPSLPQSAKYPEKIYNILTAFMIFSLVFGVVKFIRMIIEEHRY; this comes from the coding sequence ATGCTAAATAATTTTTTAGAAAGAGTTAAAAATTTAGAGATTTTACATTCCTTTAAAATTGTTATTATTCTCACTCTTTTTGTTGCATTTTATTATGTTTTTATAGCAGAAGATCGCTATGTAAGTGAGAGTATCTTAAGTGTAAAGGCAACGACACAAAGCACAGGAGAAATTAATGGTTTAGCTTCTTTGCTCAATAATGGTTCTTTATCTAATGAAGATATTTTGTTTCTAAAATCTTATATCCACTCGCTTGATATGCTAAAAATTCTTGAAGAAAAAATTAATATAAGAGAGCTTTATGCAGAGCAAACAATTGATCTCTTTTATAGTGTTGCATTGGAATCTACACAAGAAGGTTTATTGAAGTATTACCAAAATCGCGTGAAAATCTTGCAAGATGGTTTAGGAGATGGTATCTTAAGAGTTGATGTAGAAGGCTTTGACGCGCAAAGTGCGCATCTTATTGCCACAACAATCGTTAAAGAGAGTGAAAGGTTTATTAATGAAATCTCTCATAGGGCAGCTAGAGAACAAATGGAGTTTGCAGAAAAGGAGCTTTTGCGTTTTAAAGAGAGATACCAGAAAGCAAAAGATGATCTCTTAGCTTTTCAGAATAAATATGGAATCTTTGATCCATTAAAACAGGCAGAGGGAAGGTTGCAATTAATAGGGAGTTTAGAGGCTAAGATGGCAACCAAAGAAGCGGAGCTTTTAATGATGCAGAGTTATATTAATGAGAGTGCCCCACAAATTGTTACTATCAAATCAGAAATTGAAGCATTAAAGAAGCAGTTGCGTGTGGAAAAAAATAAAGTTGCTTCCCCTAAAACTTCGCAAAGATTGAATGATCTCGCTGCACAATTTCAGGATCTCTCAATTGAAGTTACTTTTGCGGAAAATGCTTATACAACTGCCCTAAAAGCTTATGAAACAGCAAGAATTGAGGCTTTAAGAAAAATTAAACAAGTGGTTGTAATACAAAATCCAAGCTTGCCACAAAGTGCGAAGTATCCAGAAAAAATTTATAATATCCTTACGGCTTTTATGATTTTTTCATTGGTTTTTGGGGTGGTTAAATTTATTAGAATGATTATAGAGGAGCATAGATATTAA
- a CDS encoding ABC transporter ATP-binding protein: MIKLLNLTKSYSLTQGGRHYVFRDLTFEFPDNCSIGLMGRNGAGKSTLMKLLSGSLLPDRGRIIINKKLSWPLGLSGAFQGSLSARDNVRFISRVYGYKGEALKEKVEFVEEFAEIGKFFDEPMKTYSAGMGARIAFGLSMAFDFDYYLIDEAGAVGDPKFKEKSNRIYKERLSKSKVIMVSHNVSEIKQWCDKIVFMQEGKATVYDDVDEGIAVYQGKINAK; encoded by the coding sequence ATGATAAAATTATTAAATCTTACAAAATCTTATTCTCTCACACAAGGTGGTAGGCATTATGTTTTTAGAGACTTAACCTTTGAATTTCCTGATAATTGTAGTATAGGATTAATGGGGAGAAATGGAGCAGGAAAATCTACATTAATGAAACTTCTTAGTGGTTCTTTGTTGCCAGATAGAGGCAGGATTATTATTAATAAAAAGCTTTCTTGGCCCTTAGGTTTATCTGGCGCTTTCCAGGGAAGTCTTTCTGCAAGAGATAATGTGCGTTTTATTTCTAGAGTTTATGGATATAAAGGGGAAGCTTTAAAGGAAAAGGTAGAATTTGTAGAAGAGTTTGCAGAAATTGGCAAGTTTTTTGATGAGCCTATGAAAACTTATTCTGCTGGAATGGGAGCAAGAATAGCTTTTGGATTGAGTATGGCTTTTGATTTTGATTATTATTTAATTGATGAAGCAGGAGCAGTTGGAGATCCCAAATTTAAGGAAAAAAGCAATCGGATTTATAAGGAGAGATTGTCTAAGTCTAAGGTGATTATGGTTTCTCATAATGTATCAGAGATTAAGCAGTGGTGTGATAAAATCGTATTTATGCAAGAAGGCAAAGCGACTGTTTATGATGATGTAGATGAAGGGATAGCTGTGTATCAAGGAAAAATTAATGCTAAATAA
- the kpsM gene encoding capsule polysaccharide transporter KpsM, whose amino-acid sequence MINVVHALFFRELKTRFGINKYLGYFWVIGEPMMVILVIASLVTAIREFRHQIMPDGISIFMFLVIGIIPFFMFRSIVTQILSGIQANLALFAYKPIRPIHVFIARALLEFCIYLTIFVCVMFLAGWFFHMHVIPQHMLEVMFSFVMLVLFGFSMGMCFAIAGYFSEPIQKLFGYINAILYWTSFVVIPAWIIPKPILEYFYYNPLLHIMELLKYNFFVNYPLLDNYNYYYPLICLVAILFLGLFFYYFTREKLIATR is encoded by the coding sequence ATGATTAATGTTGTGCATGCTCTCTTTTTTAGAGAGCTTAAAACTAGATTTGGAATCAATAAATACTTAGGGTATTTTTGGGTAATTGGTGAGCCTATGATGGTGATTTTGGTGATTGCTTCATTGGTTACTGCAATTAGAGAGTTTCGCCATCAAATTATGCCTGATGGGATTTCAATTTTTATGTTTTTGGTTATCGGGATTATTCCATTTTTTATGTTTAGAAGCATAGTTACACAGATCTTAAGTGGAATTCAAGCAAATTTAGCCCTTTTTGCCTATAAGCCTATTCGTCCTATCCATGTTTTTATTGCTAGGGCATTATTGGAGTTTTGTATTTATTTGACGATTTTTGTTTGTGTTATGTTTTTGGCGGGCTGGTTTTTTCATATGCATGTGATTCCGCAGCATATGTTAGAGGTTATGTTTTCTTTTGTAATGTTGGTTTTATTTGGTTTTTCAATGGGGATGTGTTTTGCGATAGCTGGGTATTTTTCTGAACCAATTCAAAAGCTTTTTGGGTATATTAATGCAATTTTATATTGGACCTCTTTTGTTGTGATTCCTGCTTGGATTATCCCAAAGCCTATTCTTGAGTATTTTTATTACAATCCTTTATTGCATATTATGGAGCTTTTAAAATATAATTTCTTTGTAAATTATCCTTTGTTAGATAATTACAACTACTATTATCCACTTATTTGTTTGGTTGCTATTCTTTTTTTGGGGCTATTTTTTTATTATTTTACTAGAGAAAAGTTGATTGCCACAAGATGA
- a CDS encoding cytochrome P450, whose protein sequence is MGVCPFHPKPYKTKASTFATFLFKRRSWLDGLYERSYKMMMGRVKMPGFDLYVVNDPKEVRHVMVDDVKNFPKSQLLHELLEPLLGMSIFTTNDKMWKKQRELLRPSFEMTRISKVFNLMRDATDDMMRKLASCQNGAVIEVDAIMTFVTADVIFRTIMSSKLDEAKGKLVLEAFGTVQEETTKTALRTMFCFPKWLSRLLGENKRLKAASVIRKVLSDIIAPRYHNAQSDLGKYEDILSSLLQVVDAETHQRFTFEEILDQVSMLFLAGHETTASSLTWTLYILSIAPNEQEKAYKEIIRVAGDGVFEIEHIKEMHYVASIFKEALRLYPPVGFFARETREDRKMRDKLVKKGSGVVVAPWLIHRHERFWKNPHEFDPTRHESKSNIKKDTYMPFGMGERICIGQGFAMQESVLILANIIRKYKLELEENFVPDIVGRLTIRSANGMRIKFIKRNQ, encoded by the coding sequence ATGGGAGTGTGTCCATTTCATCCAAAACCTTATAAAACTAAAGCTTCGACATTTGCAACTTTTTTGTTTAAAAGAAGATCTTGGTTAGATGGATTGTATGAGCGCAGTTATAAAATGATGATGGGCAGGGTTAAAATGCCCGGATTTGATTTGTATGTTGTTAATGATCCAAAGGAAGTTAGGCATGTTATGGTAGATGATGTGAAAAACTTTCCTAAAAGTCAGCTTTTACACGAGCTTTTAGAGCCTCTTTTAGGAATGAGTATTTTCACGACTAATGATAAGATGTGGAAAAAGCAAAGGGAACTTTTAAGACCTTCTTTTGAGATGACAAGAATTTCTAAAGTTTTCAATCTTATGCGCGATGCTACAGATGATATGATGAGAAAGCTTGCAAGTTGTCAAAATGGTGCAGTTATTGAAGTGGATGCAATTATGACTTTTGTAACAGCTGATGTAATTTTTAGAACAATTATGTCCTCTAAGTTAGATGAAGCAAAGGGCAAACTCGTTTTGGAAGCATTTGGGACCGTGCAAGAGGAGACAACTAAGACGGCATTAAGAACAATGTTTTGCTTTCCTAAATGGCTTTCTAGGCTTTTAGGGGAAAATAAAAGACTAAAAGCTGCCTCTGTGATTCGCAAAGTTTTGTCTGATATTATCGCTCCTAGATATCATAATGCACAAAGTGATTTAGGGAAGTATGAGGATATTTTATCTTCTTTATTGCAAGTTGTTGATGCAGAAACTCATCAAAGATTTACATTTGAGGAGATTTTAGATCAAGTTTCTATGCTTTTTTTGGCAGGGCATGAGACAACTGCAAGCTCTTTAACTTGGACTCTTTATATTTTAAGCATAGCTCCTAATGAGCAAGAAAAAGCTTATAAAGAAATTATTAGGGTTGCAGGTGATGGAGTTTTTGAGATAGAACATATCAAAGAAATGCATTATGTAGCAAGTATTTTTAAAGAGGCATTAAGGCTTTATCCACCTGTTGGTTTTTTTGCAAGAGAAACAAGAGAAGATAGAAAAATGCGAGATAAGCTTGTAAAGAAAGGCTCGGGAGTTGTGGTTGCTCCTTGGCTTATCCATAGGCATGAGCGTTTTTGGAAAAATCCTCATGAATTTGATCCAACAAGGCACGAAAGCAAGAGTAATATTAAGAAGGATACTTATATGCCCTTTGGAATGGGAGAGAGAATTTGTATAGGACAGGGATTTGCTATGCAGGAATCTGTGCTGATTCTTGCAAATATTATTAGAAAATATAAATTAGAATTAGAAGAAAACTTTGTGCCAGATATTGTAGGGAGATTGACTATTAGATCGGCTAATGGAATGCGCATTAAATTTATCAAGAGAAATCAATGA
- the trpF gene encoding bifunctional indole-3-glycerol phosphate synthase/phosphoribosylanthranilate isomerase: MELGVTQVPTILQEILAKKKTHKICHATRNVPLNMPNLEQIFVIAEIKRASPSAGKISEILEPSVLAESYLQAGALAISVLCEQDYFHGDLEDLRVVKNAFKSACVLRKDFITEVEQIKEAYDFGADMVLLIAAVFLDENNGGFARLLELYNACKIWNLTPLIEVHNVFEVEFIAPLNASLIGVNSRNLHTFGIDKIRAYNLLDSIKCVNPNAKVIFESSLNCSFDGFVVGNLGFDGILCGSYLVRSKNPKETLKKLKSAMQKGKESTNAFYKNVFKLLDSALGFVKICGITNTEDAKMCAKALYELRQENIEKVGALGFILEPKSPRFVQDLNGILNVLKDYPNVLKVAVIKDDVKQMQKALEFYQSGKIDALQLHGVKSQYFGGMDLKEAEFAYYAVVNVGLKKDLEDLDELSSPFVLLDSKSALGGGSGECIDIGVLESLEMQYLCVAGGVGIQNIVTLKQMGAKMLDINSSIEKCAGNKDKDKLQALISNLKDYL, translated from the coding sequence ATGGAATTAGGAGTAACACAAGTTCCTACGATTCTACAAGAAATTTTAGCAAAGAAAAAAACACATAAAATTTGCCACGCCACACGCAATGTTCCTTTGAATATGCCGAATTTGGAACAGATTTTTGTGATTGCAGAAATTAAAAGAGCAAGTCCGAGTGCTGGAAAGATTAGCGAGATTTTAGAGCCTAGTGTCTTAGCGGAATCTTATTTGCAAGCGGGTGCTTTAGCTATTTCTGTGCTGTGTGAGCAAGATTATTTTCACGGAGATTTAGAGGATTTAAGAGTTGTAAAAAATGCGTTTAAGAGTGCTTGCGTGCTAAGAAAAGATTTTATTACAGAAGTGGAGCAGATTAAAGAAGCTTATGATTTTGGTGCAGATATGGTGCTTTTGATTGCCGCTGTGTTTTTAGATGAGAATAATGGTGGATTTGCGCGCCTTTTGGAGCTTTATAATGCGTGTAAAATATGGAATCTAACTCCTTTAATTGAAGTGCATAATGTCTTTGAAGTGGAGTTTATCGCGCCATTAAATGCATCTTTGATTGGCGTAAATTCGCGTAATTTGCATACCTTTGGTATTGATAAAATTAGAGCATATAATCTTTTGGATTCCATAAAATGTGTAAATCCTAATGCTAAGGTGATTTTTGAGTCTTCGTTAAATTGTAGTTTTGATGGTTTTGTGGTGGGAAATTTGGGTTTTGATGGAATTTTGTGTGGGAGTTATTTAGTAAGAAGCAAGAATCCTAAAGAAACATTAAAAAAGCTAAAAAGTGCGATGCAAAAAGGGAAAGAGAGCACTAATGCTTTTTATAAGAATGTGTTTAAGCTTTTAGATTCCGCACTAGGATTTGTTAAAATTTGTGGAATCACAAACACAGAAGACGCCAAGATGTGCGCCAAGGCTTTGTATGAATTAAGACAGGAGAATATAGAAAAAGTTGGCGCACTCGGATTTATCTTGGAGCCAAAATCACCACGCTTTGTGCAAGATTTAAATGGAATTTTAAATGTGCTAAAAGATTATCCAAATGTGCTAAAAGTTGCAGTAATTAAAGATGATGTGAAGCAAATGCAAAAGGCTTTGGAGTTTTATCAAAGTGGTAAAATTGACGCTTTGCAACTTCATGGAGTAAAATCTCAGTATTTTGGTGGAATGGATTTAAAGGAAGCAGAATTTGCGTATTATGCGGTCGTCAATGTGGGGCTTAAGAAAGATTTAGAAGATTTAGATGAGCTATCAAGTCCTTTTGTGTTGCTAGATTCTAAAAGTGCATTAGGTGGAGGAAGTGGAGAATGTATTGATATTGGTGTGTTGGAATCTTTAGAAATGCAGTATTTGTGCGTGGCTGGGGGAGTTGGAATCCAAAATATCGTAACACTAAAACAAATGGGAGCTAAGATGCTAGATATAAATTCCAGTATTGAAAAGTGTGCAGGCAACAAGGATAAAGACAAATTACAAGCTTTAATTTCTAATCTTAAAGACTATCTTTAG
- a CDS encoding bifunctional anthranilate synthase component II/anthranilate phosphoribosyltransferase produces the protein MILLIDNYDSFTFNIYQAFSTLGYPIKVVRYDKTSLEEIKALNPSYIILGPGPKSPRDSKLNIEIVQNFKGIYPILGICLGHQAILAAFGVEIVNAKNIIHGKVEPLIHNEKGIFRHIPQRTPIVRYHSLVGKKDEIPECFIVSARSKDGEIMAVEHKQYHLVGLQFHPESIGTKDGIKMLQNFLHYAREPIPIKEYLKKTLKQESLNFQESYNLMDELTEGNLSDAQIGSILTSLEIKGVDSYELAGFASVLKQKAVRFAPKRKFEKNFDLVGTGGSGVKTFNVSTTCALLLASVAREENFGIIKHGNRAITSKSGSADLLNALGINANMELQNALRAYEELHLTFLFAQRFHAAMRFAAPARSTLGFKTAFNLIGPLSNPAPISHQLIGVFEKSYTEIMAKALQILGIKRAMVVSGLDGYDEISLCAPTQITELKGGELKTYIFNPIEVGLSFVPYSLLKGGDACENLEISQDIFRGLNSPKLDLVALNMGAALYVCDLVDSIRDGFFRAKKIIKDGAVFEVVKSFQKISNMYLKGF, from the coding sequence ATGATACTTTTAATTGATAATTACGATTCCTTTACCTTTAACATTTATCAAGCCTTTAGCACGCTTGGTTATCCAATTAAAGTTGTACGCTACGACAAAACAAGCCTTGAAGAAATTAAAGCATTAAATCCAAGCTATATTATTTTGGGTCCGGGTCCTAAGTCGCCTAGGGATTCTAAGCTTAATATTGAAATTGTGCAAAATTTCAAAGGAATTTATCCTATTTTGGGAATTTGTCTAGGACATCAGGCTATTTTGGCAGCCTTTGGAGTGGAGATTGTTAATGCTAAGAATATTATTCACGGAAAAGTTGAACCACTAATTCATAATGAAAAAGGGATTTTTCGCCATATTCCACAAAGAACACCTATTGTGCGTTACCATTCGCTTGTAGGCAAAAAAGATGAGATACCAGAGTGTTTTATTGTGAGTGCAAGAAGTAAGGATGGGGAGATTATGGCAGTAGAGCATAAGCAATATCATCTTGTGGGCTTGCAGTTTCATCCAGAGTCTATAGGCACAAAAGATGGGATAAAAATGCTCCAAAATTTCTTACATTATGCAAGAGAACCTATTCCTATAAAAGAATACCTAAAAAAGACACTTAAACAAGAGTCGTTAAATTTTCAAGAAAGTTACAACTTAATGGATGAACTCACAGAGGGAAATCTAAGTGATGCGCAGATTGGAAGCATTTTAACAAGTCTTGAGATAAAAGGTGTAGATTCTTATGAGTTAGCAGGATTTGCTTCTGTGTTAAAGCAAAAAGCGGTGCGTTTTGCGCCTAAAAGAAAGTTTGAGAAAAATTTTGATCTAGTAGGCACTGGAGGAAGCGGTGTAAAGACTTTTAATGTTTCAACAACTTGTGCGCTTTTGTTGGCTTCTGTGGCTAGAGAAGAAAATTTTGGAATCATTAAGCATGGAAATCGTGCAATTACTTCTAAAAGCGGTTCAGCAGATTTACTAAATGCACTTGGAATTAATGCAAATATGGAGCTTCAAAACGCTTTAAGAGCTTATGAGGAATTACATTTAACTTTTCTATTTGCACAAAGATTTCACGCTGCAATGCGTTTTGCAGCCCCAGCACGTAGCACTTTAGGCTTTAAAACTGCTTTTAATCTTATTGGTCCTTTAAGTAATCCTGCACCTATTTCACATCAACTCATTGGAGTGTTTGAGAAAAGTTATACAGAGATTATGGCAAAGGCGTTGCAGATTTTAGGTATCAAGCGTGCAATGGTTGTTAGTGGGCTAGATGGTTATGATGAAATTTCCTTGTGTGCACCTACACAGATAACTGAGCTTAAAGGAGGAGAGCTTAAAACTTATATTTTTAATCCTATTGAAGTTGGGCTTTCTTTTGTGCCTTATTCTTTGTTAAAGGGTGGCGATGCGTGTGAGAATTTAGAAATTAGCCAAGATATTTTTAGGGGTTTAAACTCACCAAAGCTTGATTTGGTTGCCTTAAATATGGGAGCTGCATTGTATGTATGCGATTTGGTGGATTCTATTAGAGATGGTTTTTTTAGAGCAAAAAAGATTATTAAAGATGGTGCTGTTTTTGAAGTTGTAAAGTCTTTTCAAAAAATTAGTAATATGTATTTAAAAGGATTTTAA